The following are encoded in a window of Platichthys flesus chromosome 11, fPlaFle2.1, whole genome shotgun sequence genomic DNA:
- the LOC133965543 gene encoding melanocortin receptor 5-like, with protein sequence MNESHEVFYQEEVVMGNSTWAYTYYHQNYTLPPPLIPDKRSTSKLAACEQVHIAVEVFLILGIISLLENILVITAIVKNKNLHSPMYFFVCSLAVADMLVSVSNAWETVIIYLLNNRQLVVEDHFIRQMDNVFDSMICISVVASMCSLLAIAVDRYITIFYALRYHNIMTVKRAGCIIGGIWTFCTGCGIIFIIYSDSTPVIVCLVSMFFAMLLIMASLYSHMFMLARSHAKRIAALPGYNSIHQRASMKGAITLTILLGIFIVCWAPFFLHLILMISCPRNIYCVCFMSHFNMYLILIMCNSVIDPLIYAFRSQEMRKTFKEIICCCSLRNACNSICTLKY encoded by the exons ATGAATGAGTCTCATGAGGTTTTCTATCAGGAGGAGGTAGTGATGGGTAACTCCACATGGGCATACACTTACTATCACCAAAACTACACCCTGCCACCTCCACTGATACCAGACAAGAGGAGTACCTCTAAACTTGCAGCATGCGAGCAGGTCCACATTGCTGTAGAG gTCTTTCTAATCCTGGGGATTATCTCCCTGCTGGAGAATATCCTCGTTATCACAGCCATAGTAAAGAACAAGAACCTCCACTCACCCATGTACTTCTTTGTCTGCAG TTTGGCAGTAGCAGACATGCTGGTGAGTGTGTCCAATGCCTGGGAGACCGTCATCATTTACCTTCTGAACAACAGACAGCTGGTGGTGGAAGACCACTTCATTCGGCAGATGGACAATGTGTTTGACTCCATGATCTGCATCTCTGTTGTTGCGTCGATGTGCAGCTTACTGGCCATCGCTGTGGACAG GTACATCACTATCTTCTATGCACTGAGGTACCACAACATAATGACAGTGAAGAGAGCTGGCTGCATCATCGGGGGAATATGGACCTTCTGCACGGGCTGTGGTATCATCTTCATTATCTACTCAGACTCCACCCCCGTCATCGTCTGCCTGGTCTCCATGTTCTTCGCAATGCTACTCATCATGGCCTCCCTCTACAGCCACATGTTTATGCTGGCCCGCTCGCACGCGAAGCGCATCGCCGCACTGCCTGGCTACAACTCCATCCACCAGCGAGCCAGCATGAAGGGGGCCATCACACTGACCATACTGTTGGGGATCTTCATTGTCTGCTGGGCACCCTTCTTTCTCCACCTTATCCTAATGATCTCCTGTCCGCGCAACATCTACTGTGTGTGCTTCATGTCCCACTTCAACATGTACCTCATCCTTATCATGTGCAATTCTGTGATTGACCCCCTCATTTATGCCTTCAGAAGTCAGGAGATGAGGAAAACTTTTAAAGAGATAATCTGCTGTTGCAGTCTGAGGAATGCATGCAACAGCATCTGCACTCTAAAGTACTAA